A DNA window from Halorubrum sp. DM2 contains the following coding sequences:
- a CDS encoding multiprotein bridging factor aMBF1, giving the protein MPQCEMCGTEEASLTTTKVEGAELELCSSCTDFGTEVRDESTSSGGGKYSTSSSTGKSSSSSGSSGSSGSGSSGGSTRPRDMFDDMDEIATDYDEVIRDARESRGLSQEELADQLNEKASLIRKLERGDTLPTDEVQRKLERALDVSLVEGQSADDADWETDDPGTMTLGDVVKRKD; this is encoded by the coding sequence ATGCCCCAGTGTGAGATGTGCGGCACCGAGGAGGCCTCGCTGACGACGACGAAGGTCGAGGGTGCCGAACTAGAGCTTTGTAGCTCGTGTACGGACTTCGGGACCGAGGTCCGCGACGAGTCGACGAGCTCCGGCGGCGGCAAGTACTCCACCAGCTCCAGCACCGGGAAGTCGTCCTCGTCGTCCGGGTCGTCCGGCTCCTCCGGCTCCGGCTCCTCGGGCGGCTCGACGCGCCCCCGCGACATGTTCGACGACATGGACGAGATCGCGACCGACTACGACGAGGTGATCCGTGACGCGCGAGAGTCGCGCGGGCTGAGTCAGGAGGAGCTGGCGGACCAGCTCAACGAGAAGGCGAGCCTCATCCGCAAGCTCGAACGCGGCGACACGCTCCCGACCGACGAGGTCCAGCGCAAGCTCGAACGCGCGCTCGACGTCTCGCTCGTCGAGGGCCAGTCGGCCGACGACGCCGACTGGGAGACCGACGACCCGGGGACGATGACCCTCGGCGACGTCGTCAAGCGGAAGGACTGA
- a CDS encoding disulfide bond formation protein B, whose translation MTGRRSAATAWLSAATAVATVATAGSLWFSFGLGLTPCDLCWYQRIAMYPLVVVLGVAAVEERPAVSRTALPLVAIGLSLAAYHSYLQATVGECTVGGPCATVLWRSPVFGLTIPNLSLVAFGLLAVLLVGIRRRV comes from the coding sequence GTGACGGGCCGGCGCTCGGCGGCGACCGCGTGGCTGTCGGCCGCGACGGCCGTCGCGACGGTCGCGACCGCGGGGAGCCTCTGGTTCAGCTTCGGGCTCGGGCTCACGCCCTGCGACCTCTGCTGGTACCAGCGGATCGCGATGTACCCGCTCGTCGTCGTCCTCGGCGTCGCGGCCGTCGAGGAGCGGCCGGCGGTCTCGCGGACCGCGCTGCCGCTCGTGGCGATCGGGCTGAGCCTCGCCGCGTACCACTCGTATCTTCAGGCGACGGTGGGGGAATGTACGGTCGGCGGTCCCTGCGCGACCGTACTGTGGCGGAGTCCGGTGTTCGGACTCACGATTCCGAACCTCTCGCTCGTCGCGTTCGGACTGCTCGCGGTCCTGCTGGTCGGAATCCGTCGACGCGTCTGA